Proteins encoded together in one Candidatus Methylomirabilota bacterium window:
- a CDS encoding TauD/TfdA family dioxygenase encodes MALTFRPLHPLFAAEVSPVDLKQVRDASTLAEIRAGMDEHAVLVFRDQVWSDAEHLDFARRLDGALHTKLGSSVLHKNRFGNEALGDISNVDENGEIMKSDNRKRMYSLGNRLWHTDASFQDPPGRYSMLSAKVVPPIAADTEYADMRAAYDALPEEEAARLEGLRVHHSIAHSRQTLGFEFSDSEQDALRGAIHPLVRTIPRSKRRSLYLASHASRIVDWPVPEGRLLLRDLIEHATQPRFVYRHHWRVGDLVIWDNRATMHRATPFDDARYRRELRRVTTLDIESPEPVARGG; translated from the coding sequence ATGGCCCTGACATTCCGCCCGCTCCACCCGCTCTTCGCCGCCGAGGTGAGCCCGGTCGATCTCAAGCAGGTCCGCGACGCGTCGACCCTCGCGGAGATCCGGGCCGGCATGGACGAGCACGCGGTCCTGGTCTTCCGCGACCAGGTCTGGAGCGACGCCGAGCACCTCGACTTCGCCCGGCGTCTGGACGGGGCGCTCCACACCAAGCTGGGCAGCAGCGTGCTGCACAAGAATCGCTTCGGCAACGAGGCGCTCGGCGACATCTCGAACGTCGACGAGAACGGCGAGATCATGAAGTCGGACAACCGCAAGCGGATGTACAGCCTGGGCAATCGACTCTGGCATACCGACGCCTCGTTCCAGGATCCGCCGGGTCGCTACTCGATGCTCTCGGCGAAGGTCGTGCCCCCGATCGCGGCGGACACCGAGTACGCCGACATGCGCGCGGCCTACGACGCCCTCCCCGAGGAGGAGGCGGCTCGGCTGGAAGGGCTGCGGGTCCATCACTCCATCGCCCACTCGCGCCAGACGCTCGGCTTCGAGTTCTCCGACAGCGAGCAGGACGCGCTCCGGGGCGCGATCCACCCCCTGGTGCGCACGATCCCCCGCTCCAAGCGCCGCTCGCTCTACCTGGCCTCGCACGCCTCCCGCATCGTCGACTGGCCGGTCCCGGAGGGTCGCCTGCTGCTGCGTGACCTGATCGAGCACGCCACCCAGCCGCGCTTCGTCTACCGCCATCACTGGCGGGTGGGCGACCTGGTGATCTGGGACAACCGCGCCACCATGCATCGCGCGACGCCCTTCGACGACGCGCGGTACCGTCGCGAGCTGCGCCGGGTCACCACGCTCGACATCGAGTCGCCGGAGCCGGTGGCCCGCGGGGGCTGA
- a CDS encoding carbohydrate ABC transporter permease, producing MAATPRIDRQSWALTVALLALAVLWLAPIAWVVATSLKPAENIIRLPPEWIPWPVTGAHYHEVLLGSSRTARIGRAFVNSLVVSIGSVVVVLGTSALAAYPLARMRFPGRDLIFALLVGSLMIPNAVLLVPQYVLTQQLGWLSTYQGLIVPEAAMLFAFGVFLLRQFFLGMPRELEDAARIDGAGPWQVFWRIIVPLSQPVLAALAIFAFRSAWNDFLWPLIAVNRPEMFPLPVALALLRSAYSSESYGPIMAGAALSAVPLLVVFVVANRRIVEGVRLSGLKG from the coding sequence GTGGCCGCCACGCCCCGGATCGACCGGCAGAGCTGGGCGCTCACCGTCGCGCTCCTCGCGCTGGCCGTGCTGTGGCTCGCCCCGATCGCCTGGGTGGTGGCGACATCGCTCAAACCGGCCGAGAACATCATTCGCCTGCCGCCCGAATGGATCCCCTGGCCGGTCACGGGCGCGCACTACCACGAGGTGCTGCTGGGCTCCTCCCGCACCGCGCGCATCGGCCGGGCCTTCGTCAACAGCCTCGTCGTGTCCATCGGCAGCGTGGTCGTCGTGCTGGGCACCAGCGCGCTGGCCGCCTATCCGCTGGCCCGCATGCGGTTCCCGGGGCGCGACCTGATCTTCGCGCTGCTCGTCGGCAGCCTGATGATCCCCAACGCGGTGCTGCTGGTGCCGCAGTACGTGCTCACCCAGCAGCTGGGCTGGCTCAGCACCTACCAGGGCCTGATCGTGCCGGAGGCCGCGATGCTCTTCGCCTTCGGCGTCTTCCTCCTGCGCCAGTTCTTCCTCGGGATGCCGCGCGAGCTGGAGGACGCCGCCCGCATCGACGGCGCCGGCCCCTGGCAGGTCTTCTGGCGCATCATCGTGCCGCTCTCGCAGCCGGTGCTCGCCGCGCTGGCCATCTTCGCGTTCCGCTCCGCCTGGAACGACTTCCTCTGGCCGCTGATCGCGGTGAACAGGCCCGAGATGTTCCCGCTGCCGGTGGCCCTGGCGCTCCTGCGCAGCGCCTACAGCTCGGAGTCCTACGGCCCGATCATGGCGGGCGCGGCGCTGAGCGCGGTCCCGCTGCTGGTGGTGTTCGTGGTGGCCAACCGGCGCATCGTCGAGGGGGTGCGACTGAGCGGCCTCAAAGGCTAG
- a CDS encoding sugar ABC transporter permease codes for MLFAVYRLYPLLEGLRLSFTNARLGRPTQQWVGLANYTRLAEDTRFGVSLWNTAFYTVASTLPILAVPLVLALALNRGRLRGLLRSVFFFPFTLSVVTVGLAWLWLLDPVVGPFNYYLRSIGVPARSWLADPHTAMWAIIGTTVWWVTGYYLVIYLAGLQDIPRDLYEAAALDGASSRHAFWAITLPLLRPVLLFVGVTHVIGSFQLFGQVFVLTGGGPGDSTRTVVQHLYETAFQNFFQFGAASAMAWVLFAVILAFSVLQFRLLRGHTEY; via the coding sequence GTGCTGTTCGCCGTCTATCGTCTCTATCCCCTGCTCGAAGGCCTGCGCCTGTCGTTCACCAACGCGCGGCTGGGCCGTCCCACCCAGCAGTGGGTGGGCCTCGCCAACTACACGCGGCTCGCCGAGGACACCCGCTTCGGGGTGAGCCTGTGGAATACCGCGTTCTACACGGTGGCCAGCACCCTGCCGATCCTCGCCGTGCCGCTGGTGCTCGCGCTGGCGCTCAACCGCGGGCGGCTGCGCGGCCTGCTGCGCAGCGTGTTCTTCTTTCCCTTCACGCTCTCGGTGGTCACGGTGGGGCTGGCGTGGCTCTGGCTGCTCGACCCGGTGGTGGGTCCCTTCAACTACTATCTCCGCTCGATCGGGGTGCCAGCGCGCTCGTGGCTGGCCGATCCGCACACCGCGATGTGGGCCATCATCGGCACCACCGTGTGGTGGGTGACCGGCTACTACCTGGTCATCTACCTGGCCGGCCTCCAGGACATTCCCCGGGATCTCTACGAGGCGGCCGCGCTCGACGGCGCCTCGTCGCGGCACGCGTTCTGGGCCATCACCCTGCCTCTCCTGCGTCCGGTGCTGCTCTTCGTGGGGGTCACCCACGTCATCGGCTCGTTCCAGCTCTTCGGGCAGGTGTTCGTGCTCACCGGCGGCGGACCCGGCGACTCGACGCGCACCGTGGTGCAGCACCTCTACGAGACCGCCTTCCAGAACTTCTTCCAGTTCGGGGCCGCCTCCGCGATGGCCTGGGTGCTCTTCGCAGTCATCCTGGCCTTCTCGGTGCTCCAGTTCCGGCTGCTGCGCGGCCACACCGAGTACTGA
- a CDS encoding ABC transporter substrate-binding protein — MSARDRGVNGSDGISPTRARVSRRAFVAGVSAAGVAAWTRRTGAQPKSTITYWNGLTGADGKVMDELIDSFTRDTGIRLEQQRLPWADLYAKLQVAVPAGEGPDLALIHTVEVPHFANDGVLEAIDDATASGKGFRGDDYLPATWQGGTYQGKRYSLPLDVPQHILYLNVKVMKDAGLVGADGKPRGPGSRDELVTMAKRIAKSPDVFGFAIGTVGPGRYTWGFHNLLWQNGANIYTADLKRAAVTEPAALEVAEFWAALEGQHKIAPPANANCRDAFIAGKLGMWIAGSWNFAGLREAKVEFVAVPLPRLFKQPVVWAMPHQYAFPKVKTVDRSRRDAAWAHVRWMTDHVAEWTLKAGQVSASRKAHGDPRITGDPVLKALLSQAPNWQVGQPTPKWVAAENLTRPVIESVYTGQKPAKAAMEDLARQINALPD; from the coding sequence ATGAGCGCTCGTGATCGCGGCGTCAACGGCAGTGACGGCATCTCCCCCACTCGCGCGCGGGTGAGCCGCCGCGCCTTCGTGGCCGGCGTCTCGGCCGCCGGCGTGGCCGCGTGGACCCGCCGTACCGGCGCGCAGCCGAAGTCCACCATCACCTACTGGAACGGCCTCACCGGCGCCGACGGCAAGGTGATGGACGAGCTGATCGACTCGTTCACGCGCGACACCGGTATCCGCCTCGAGCAGCAGCGCCTGCCGTGGGCCGACCTCTACGCCAAGCTGCAGGTGGCGGTGCCCGCCGGCGAGGGCCCGGACCTGGCCCTGATCCACACCGTGGAGGTCCCGCACTTCGCCAACGACGGCGTGCTCGAGGCCATCGACGACGCCACCGCCTCCGGCAAGGGCTTCCGCGGCGACGACTACCTGCCCGCCACCTGGCAGGGCGGCACCTACCAGGGCAAGCGTTACTCGCTGCCCCTCGACGTGCCGCAGCACATCCTCTACCTCAACGTGAAGGTCATGAAGGACGCCGGCCTCGTGGGCGCCGACGGCAAGCCGCGGGGGCCGGGCAGCCGCGACGAGCTGGTGACCATGGCCAAGCGCATCGCCAAGTCGCCCGACGTGTTCGGCTTCGCCATCGGCACCGTGGGGCCCGGCCGCTACACCTGGGGCTTCCACAACCTGCTCTGGCAGAACGGGGCCAACATCTACACCGCCGATCTCAAGCGCGCCGCCGTCACCGAGCCCGCCGCGCTGGAGGTCGCCGAGTTCTGGGCCGCGCTCGAGGGCCAGCACAAGATCGCCCCGCCCGCCAACGCCAACTGCCGCGACGCCTTCATCGCGGGCAAGCTCGGCATGTGGATCGCCGGCTCCTGGAACTTCGCCGGCCTGCGCGAGGCCAAGGTGGAGTTCGTGGCAGTGCCGCTCCCGCGCCTGTTCAAGCAGCCGGTGGTGTGGGCCATGCCGCACCAGTACGCCTTCCCCAAGGTGAAGACGGTCGACCGGTCCAGGCGCGACGCGGCCTGGGCCCACGTGCGCTGGATGACCGATCACGTGGCGGAGTGGACCCTCAAGGCCGGCCAGGTCTCGGCCAGCCGCAAGGCGCACGGCGATCCGCGGATCACCGGCGATCCGGTGCTGAAGGCGCTGCTCTCGCAGGCCCCGAACTGGCAGGTCGGCCAGCCCACGCCCAAGTGGGTCGCGGCCGAGAACCTGACTCGGCCGGTGATCGAGTCGGTCTACACCGGCCAGAAGCCGGCGAAGGCCGCGATGGAGGATCTGGCGCGCCAGATCAACGCGCTGCCCGACTAG